The genomic segment CGCCTCCCGATGTTCTGGGGGGTGCATCGAGAGGCGGGCCCTTGCCGTCGCGGCACGCGACCGTCAGCGCGCCGGCCGGTGCACCGGACCATGGCTGCGCTCGCAGTACGGCTCGGCCACCGGCGCCGTGTCGGCGGGCTGGTGATCGACCTGCAGGGTGCTGTGGTCGACCTGGTAGTCGTCGCGCAGCAGCCGCTCCATCTCGCGCCGCACCCGGTGGCAGTCGTAGCCGGGGCGCACGAGCACGTGCGCGGACATCGCCGGTTCACCCGAGGTGATCGTCCACAGGTGCAGGTCGTGCACCTCCGCCACCCCGTCGCAGCCGGCCAGCCGCTTGCCCAGCGCGCCGGTGTCGGTACCGGCCGGGGCGGCCTCCAGGAAGATCCGGGCGGAGTCGCGCAGCAGACCGATCCCGGCCTTGGCCATCAGCGCCACGACGATCACCGTCGCGATGCCGTCCGCCCGGTCGAATCCGGTGAACAGCATGACGGCGCCGGCCGCGGCGGTGGCGATGAACGCGAACAGGTCGGTCAGGATGTGCTGGTACGCCCCGCGGACGTTCAGGCTGGTCCGGTTCGCACGGCCGATCAGCCAGGTGGCGGCGAGATTGACGACGATGCCGACGAGCGCGGTGCCGAGCACCAGCCCGCCGGCGACCGGCGGCGGCGCGATCAGCCGGCGAACCGCCTCGTAGCCGAGCCAGCCGGCGAGCAGCAGCAGGGTGAGCCCGTTCGCCTGGGCGGAAAGGATCTCCACCCGGCGCAGGCCGTAGGTGAAGCTGCCGCGCGGTGGTCGGGCGGCCAGCCGCATCGCGATCAGCGCGAGCACGATCGAGGCGGCGTCGGTGAGCATGTGCGCGGCGTCCGACAGCAGCGCGAGCGACGACGCGATCAGGCCGACCACGACCTCGCCCGCCATGTACGCCACGATCAGGGCGAGCGCGGCGGTCAGCAGCCGCCGATCGGCGTCGGCGGAGACCGCGTGGGTGTGTTCGTGTTCCGCTGCCACCCGGTCAATATATGAACACATTGCTATATGTGCAAACCAAGGCCGGCGGGCGCGCCACGAGATCCGGCAAAGGCTCCCGCAGTGCGGGATTGAGGTACTACGGTCCCAGTCAGGGCGTCACCGCAGTGACGCGCTCAGTACCCATGTCGATGTGCGGAGGACCGGGTAATGACCCTGACCACGCCGAGACCGCCAGGTGGCGAGATCACCCCGCGACCGATCGTGACCAGCCCCTGGCCGGTACACATCGCGCCGCACGGCTCCTGGCTGGCCCGCACGATCCGCACCACCGACGCGAAGCAGATCGGGATCATGTACATGGTCACCGCGTTCGGCTTCTTCATCGTCGGTGGCTTCCTGGCGCTGCTGATGCGCGCCGAACTGGCTCGGCCGGGCATGCAGTTCCTGTCCACCGAGCAGTACAACCAGCTGTTCACCATGCACGGCACGATCATGCTGCTGCTGTTCGCGACGCCGATCGTGTTCGCGTTCGCCAACTACGTCGTGCCGCTGCAGATCGGTGCGCCCGACGTGGCGTTCCCGCGGCTCAACGCGTTCGCCTACTGGCTCTACCTGTTCGGCGGGACCCTGGTGGTGGCCGGCTTCGCGACACCCGGCGGCGCCGCGGACTTCGGCTGGTTCGCCTACCAACCGCTGGCCAGCGTGACCAACTCGCCCGGCGCCGGCGCGGACCTCTGGTACATCGGCCTGATCATCTCGGGTCTGGGCACCATTCTGGGCGCGGTCAACATGGTCACCACCACGCTGACGCTGCGCGCGCCGGGCATGACGATGTTCCGGATGCCGCTGTTCACCTGGTCGATCCTGGTGACCAGCCTGCTGGTACTGATGGTGTTCCCGATCCTGGCCGCGGCGCTGTCCGCGGTGATGGCCGACCGGCAACTCGGCGCGCACGTGTTCGACTCCGGCACCGGCGGTGCGATCCTGTGGCAGCACCTGTTCTGGTTCTTCGGCCATCCCGAGGTGTACATCGTCGCGTTGCCGTTCTTCGGGATCATCTCCGAGGTGATCCCGGTGTTCAGCCGCAAGCCGCTGTTCGGCTACAAGGGCATGGTCGGTGCGCTGATCGGCATCGCCGCGCTGTCGATGACCGTGTGGGCGCACCACATGTTCGCCACCGGCCAGGTGCTGCTGCCGTTCTTCTCGTTCCTGTCGTTCCTGATCGCCATCCCCACCGGGATGAAGTTCTTCAACTGGATCGGCACCATGTGGCGCGGCCAGATCACCTTCGAGTCGCCGATGATGTTCGCGATCGGCTTCCTGGTCACGTTCCTGCTCGGTGGGTTGTCCGGGGTGCTGCTGGCGTCGCCGGCGATCGACTTCCACGTGTCCGACACGTACTTCGTGGTGGCGCACTTCCACTACGTGCTGTTCGGCACGATCGTGTTCGCCGTCTACGCCGGGGTCTACTTCTGGTTCCCGAAGATGACCGGCCGGATGATGGACGAGCGGCTCGGCAAGCTGCACTTCTGGCTGACGTTCATCGGCTTCCACAGCACCTTCCTGGTGCAGCACTGGCTCGGCGCCGAGGGCATGCCCCGGCGGTACGCCGACTACCAGGCCAGCGACGGTTTCACCACGCTGAACACGATCTCCACGATCGGCGCGTTCATCCTCGGAGTGTCGCTGCTGCCGTTCCTGTGGAACGTCTACAAGTCGTACAAGACGGGCCCGGTCGTCGAGGTCGACGACCCGTGGGGCTACGGCAACGGGCTGGAGTGGGCGACCAGTTGCCCGCCGCCGCTGCGCAACTTCGACCGGATGGTGCGCATCCGCAGCGAGCGCCCGGCCTTCGACCTGAAGTACCCGGAGCTGATGGACCAGCCGCCGACCACCACGCCGACGATCGACGACGCGCTCGCGGCGGAGCGGAGGGCACTGGCCGGTGAACGCGACACCTCCGGCGCCGAGGACCCCGGATCCGGCCGGCGCGCCGGCGGTTCGCACCGCGCCGAGGAGTAGCGGCGAGCTCACCAACGTGGCGGGTACCCGGCGGGTGCCCGCCACGTTCGTACCCACCAGAGCCGTCCACTTCGGACCATCCACATTAGACTGTCTAGTATGGACAGATCTGCCGCGGTCGGCGGCGGGCGCGGCGGCGGCCGAGACATCGAGGTCGTCGGGGTCGCGCGGCCGTCAGACCGTTCTGTCCATTTGTAGCATGGTTTGTCATCACCGTTACGTACTCTCCCGTGCACCCTGTGGAGTCTCTCCGTAGAAAATTTCCGTCTATTACCGTATTGACGGATGACATCTTCGTTGACAGGATTTGCTCGTTACCCGACTTACTGTCGCTCCACCGATGACCACAGCGGAGGTCAGATGCGGCAGCACCCACCCCCAGCAGTCGAGGTCGACTGACCACACCGACCGGCGAGCCGGCACCCCCTCCGCCGCACTCGCCCGCACCGCCGCCGTACGGCGGTGCAGCCCCCGGTCACCCGCTCCCCCACGGGTGGCCGGCATCCTCGCGGTTCCGCGCCCGAGTGCACCCGCCCGCGCCGGTCGACGGCGCCCCGGTACCGCCCTTCCGCGCGGATCGCCCGTCCACGAAGGGAGTCCGTCATGGGCTGTTCCAACAGCAGCGCACCGGCCTACGGGGAGATGTCCTGGTTCTGCTGCGGCGGTTCCTGGGGACCGTGCTCCTCGGCCGGCGGCGGCGCCTGCGGCAACTGCAACTCCGGGTCGCACCAGTGCGCCTGGCCGCACGCCTCGGACGCGTGCTACTCCATCACCCAGCCGTACAACTGCGGGCACAACCTCGCCCTGCGCGGCTGCGGGCACGTCTTCTACATCACCAACCGGTGCACCGGCGGGTGCGTGTCGGCCAGCGTCGCCGACTGCGGCCCGAACACCCACCTGTTCTGCGGCGAGCGGCACTGCTGCGGCTCGACCTGCGGTACCGACCGGCTCATCGATCTGACGCCGTCGGCGTTCAGCGCGATCGCCAGCCTGTCCAGCGGCCTGTTGCCGTGCCGGATCGACAGCTGAGGAGGCATCAGATGACCACCGCCATGGACCGCCGCCGGCTGCTCACCTCCGCCGTACTGGGCAGCGCCGGCATCGCCGGCGCCACCGCCCTCGGTTCGCTCGCACCGGAAACCGCGAACGCCGCCCCGGCCGCCGCGTTCACCCCGGGCGAGGTCGACCCGAACTTCGCCGAGGGCCGCGTCACCGGCATCAAGGACCACGTCCTGCTCGTCACCGGCTCGGACAACGTGCTGCACCGCATCCAGGTCACCAGCGGGACGAGCATCTGGAAGCTGCACCCGACGACGTTCGAGGCGGTCGCCGTCGGTGACGGGCTCTACGCCCGGGGCGTCCCGCTGCCGGGCGGCGCGCTCGGCGCCGACTCGCTGTGGGTCAACATCGTCAGCATGTCGGTCGAGATCACCGCGATCGGCAACTCCTGGCTGCACCTCAACCACAACGGCAGCAAGGTGATCGGGCACGTGGTGCCCGGCCGCACTGCCGCGGTGTACCGGGACGCGCCGACCACCGGCGACCTGTCCAAGTTGCGGATCGGCCGGCACGTGCACATCATCGGCGCCTGGCGGCCGGACACCAACGAGGTCGACCTGGCCACCATCTACGCGGGCACGGTGGCGGCATGAACGGCGCCCGCCGGACGGCCGGGGAGCCGACATGAGTGCCGCCGACGCACGCGGTGCCCGGAGCCGCACCGCCGGGGAGGCGAGATGAGTACCGCGCTGCCGGCCGCCGTCGCGGGGGCGGCACCGGTCCTCGTCGCCGGCGTGTTCGTGGTGTCCGGCCGGGTCAAGGTGGCCAGCCGTACCGCCCGCTCGCGGGCCGCCGGGTCGGCGCTCGGCACGCTGGTCGGCAAGGACCGGGCCGCCACCGTGTACGGCGGGGTCGGCGTCGCCGAGGTCGCGATCGCCGCGCTGCTGCTCGCCGGTGGTCTCGCCACCTGGTGGCCAGCGCTGGCCGTACCGGCGCGGGTCGCGGCCGGCGCCGCGGCGGTGGCGGCGGCCGGCTTCCTGGGCTACCTCGGGTACGCCCGGATCGCCGCTCCCGGCTCCTCCTGCGGTTGCGTCAGTGCCCGGTCGGCCCCGGTGACCTGGCGCAGCTTCGTCCGCGCCGGGGCGCTGCTGGCGGTGGCGCTGGTGGCGGTGGCCGCGCCGGTCTCGTGGCCGACCGCACTCGCGAGCCATCCGTACCCGGTGGTCGCCGCGCTGGCGCTCGGCGGCCTGGCGATGCTGCTGCTGTCGCCGGAGGCGGAGCACGCGTGGCTGCTGCCGCTGCGCCGGCTGCACGCCAGGGTGCGGCCGCATCCGCTGGCCGGCCTGGCGTACGACCTGCCGCTCGCGTCGACGCTGCGCCAGCTGGAGGCGAGTGAGAGCTACCGCGGTGTCGGTGCCCGGCTGCGCAGTGACGTGCTGGAGCACTGGGACGAAGGCGAGTGGCGGATCGTCTGCTACCACGCGGAGGGCGACCAGACGGCGGTGTTCGCGGTGCCGCGGTTGCGGTACGACCCGGATGCCGTACGGCTCGCCCTCGTCGACGACCCGCTGGTGGCCACCGCCTGAGGGTGGATTGGGCCGGTGTGCACGGGTACGCCCGGTGCGCACCGGCCTCCTTCGTGCCCACGGAAGCTACTTGTCTAGCGGAATATTGCGACAGCAACTAAGGTTGGCGGAGACAGGGCGCCGGACCCACCGGCGCGGCAACCGCAAGGAGTACGCCATGCCAGCCGTCACCGTGGCCAACCCGCTGGTGCTGCCCCGGGTGCCGGACAGCGATCCGACCGCCGCGCCGCGCCCGGTGCGGTCGGTGACCACCGCGCCGTCGGGCTTCGAGGGCGAGGGGTTCCCGGTCCGCCGCGCGTTCGCCGGCGTCGACCTGCGCGACCTCGACCCCTTCATCCACATGGACCAGATGGGCGAGGTCGAGTACGCCCCGGGCGAGCCGAAGGGCACGCCGTGGCACCCGCACCGCGGCTTCGAGACCGTCACGTACATGATCGACGGCACCTTCCAGCACCGGGACAGCAACGGCGGCGGCGGCCTGATCACCGACGGCGACACCCAGTGGATGACCGCCGGCGGCGGCATCCTGCACATCGAGAAGCCGCCGGAGGAACTCGTCGTGTCCGGCGGGCTGTTCCACGGCGTCCAGCTGTGGGTCAACCTGCCGCGACGGCTGAAGCTGACCGAGCCGCGCTACCAGGACATCCGCGGCGGCGAGGTGGCGCTGCTGTCGTCGCCCGACGGCGGCGCGCTGATCCGGGTCATCGCCGGCGAACTCGCCGGGCACGCCGGTCCCGGCGTCACCCACACGCCCATCTCGCTGGTCCACGCCACCATCGCGGCCGGCGCCGAGCTCCGGCTGCCGTGGCGCAAGGACTTCAACGCCCTGGTGTACGTGCTCGCCGGGCGCGGCACGGTCGGCGCCGAGCGGCGCCCGGTACGGGCCGGCCAGCTCGCCGTGTACGGACCCGGCGACGTACTCGGCGTCGCCGCCGACCAGGCGCAGGAGTCGCGCAGTCCGGAGCTTTCGGTACTGCTGCTCGGCGGTCAGCCGATCCGCGAGCCGATCGCGGCGTACGGGCCGT from the Actinocatenispora thailandica genome contains:
- the ctaD gene encoding cytochrome c oxidase subunit I, with protein sequence MTLTTPRPPGGEITPRPIVTSPWPVHIAPHGSWLARTIRTTDAKQIGIMYMVTAFGFFIVGGFLALLMRAELARPGMQFLSTEQYNQLFTMHGTIMLLLFATPIVFAFANYVVPLQIGAPDVAFPRLNAFAYWLYLFGGTLVVAGFATPGGAADFGWFAYQPLASVTNSPGAGADLWYIGLIISGLGTILGAVNMVTTTLTLRAPGMTMFRMPLFTWSILVTSLLVLMVFPILAAALSAVMADRQLGAHVFDSGTGGAILWQHLFWFFGHPEVYIVALPFFGIISEVIPVFSRKPLFGYKGMVGALIGIAALSMTVWAHHMFATGQVLLPFFSFLSFLIAIPTGMKFFNWIGTMWRGQITFESPMMFAIGFLVTFLLGGLSGVLLASPAIDFHVSDTYFVVAHFHYVLFGTIVFAVYAGVYFWFPKMTGRMMDERLGKLHFWLTFIGFHSTFLVQHWLGAEGMPRRYADYQASDGFTTLNTISTIGAFILGVSLLPFLWNVYKSYKTGPVVEVDDPWGYGNGLEWATSCPPPLRNFDRMVRIRSERPAFDLKYPELMDQPPTTTPTIDDALAAERRALAGERDTSGAEDPGSGRRAGGSHRAEE
- a CDS encoding cation diffusion facilitator family transporter gives rise to the protein MAAEHEHTHAVSADADRRLLTAALALIVAYMAGEVVVGLIASSLALLSDAAHMLTDAASIVLALIAMRLAARPPRGSFTYGLRRVEILSAQANGLTLLLLAGWLGYEAVRRLIAPPPVAGGLVLGTALVGIVVNLAATWLIGRANRTSLNVRGAYQHILTDLFAFIATAAAGAVMLFTGFDRADGIATVIVVALMAKAGIGLLRDSARIFLEAAPAGTDTGALGKRLAGCDGVAEVHDLHLWTITSGEPAMSAHVLVRPGYDCHRVRREMERLLRDDYQVDHSTLQVDHQPADTAPVAEPYCERSHGPVHRPAR
- a CDS encoding MauE/DoxX family redox-associated membrane protein yields the protein MSTALPAAVAGAAPVLVAGVFVVSGRVKVASRTARSRAAGSALGTLVGKDRAATVYGGVGVAEVAIAALLLAGGLATWWPALAVPARVAAGAAAVAAAGFLGYLGYARIAAPGSSCGCVSARSAPVTWRSFVRAGALLAVALVAVAAPVSWPTALASHPYPVVAALALGGLAMLLLSPEAEHAWLLPLRRLHARVRPHPLAGLAYDLPLASTLRQLEASESYRGVGARLRSDVLEHWDEGEWRIVCYHAEGDQTAVFAVPRLRYDPDAVRLALVDDPLVATA
- a CDS encoding cell wall protein → MTTAMDRRRLLTSAVLGSAGIAGATALGSLAPETANAAPAAAFTPGEVDPNFAEGRVTGIKDHVLLVTGSDNVLHRIQVTSGTSIWKLHPTTFEAVAVGDGLYARGVPLPGGALGADSLWVNIVSMSVEITAIGNSWLHLNHNGSKVIGHVVPGRTAAVYRDAPTTGDLSKLRIGRHVHIIGAWRPDTNEVDLATIYAGTVAA
- a CDS encoding pirin family protein, encoding MPAVTVANPLVLPRVPDSDPTAAPRPVRSVTTAPSGFEGEGFPVRRAFAGVDLRDLDPFIHMDQMGEVEYAPGEPKGTPWHPHRGFETVTYMIDGTFQHRDSNGGGGLITDGDTQWMTAGGGILHIEKPPEELVVSGGLFHGVQLWVNLPRRLKLTEPRYQDIRGGEVALLSSPDGGALIRVIAGELAGHAGPGVTHTPISLVHATIAAGAELRLPWRKDFNALVYVLAGRGTVGAERRPVRAGQLAVYGPGDVLGVAADQAQESRSPELSVLLLGGQPIREPIAAYGPFVMNTRRELVEAFEDFQAGKLGTIPAEPHPGHDVL